The Oryza glaberrima chromosome 5, OglaRS2, whole genome shotgun sequence DNA segment tattttaagaagataaaagaaagaTAATAGCAGCGGACTATAAATTTAGCCAGCTACAGCATAGACTTCAAAATACATGTGTGTACGACAGGTGGGATCAaacattaattatgtagtacatgtttataggtaattattatatgaattagctattaaattgactataaataatttagagcCAATAATTAGTTGtactgttaaacttgctctatgACATCACGATCAGAGAAACCACGAACTTGATCGCTCCTGCAGATCGAACGGTGAAAACGTGAACGCTGAACGATGAGATCATTAAAAACGGCAAAGGAGAGATATGAGTGCTTGACACAATTGGCCCGTTTATTCTGTTCTATCCAcgactctctttttcttttaaaaaaaatcgtttttatGGGTTCGGACTTCGGAGTTCTCTTCTTCGAGCAACGCCGAGGACAGAATGGGCCCGTTTCTTTTctatctttttgttttttcaattttctgGTTGAGTAGGGGTTCGGAATTTTCTTCCACGAACCCCCGTTTTCCGCAGCTACTATGCTTTTCCCTCGCTCCCCGTGCGCCCCGTGATTCAAGATAAGGAGGAGATCGACTAAATAGAGAGATCACCGCGTCCATCGGATTGATCGATCGGTTGTTGCTGGCCATGGCGTcgtcgcggaggcggacgcTGCTCAAGGTCATCGTCCTCGGCGACAGCGGGTCAGCACGCTACGCTAGCTCATCCTTGGCTACAGACCCGGCCATTTCTTCCTAGCTTGATTTCGAATCGCTCTAGCCCTGCTTCTGTCAGCTTGATTTCATGGtgcttgtttgattttttgccTGACTCCTGACTTGGATCGGttatttggttttggttttggtgcaGGGTGGGGAAGACGTCCCTGATGAACCAGTATCCTTCTCCTCCATAGCTGCATATCATCGAGCTTTTTAGTAGTATCAATTTTGCTCAGTTAGCTGTAGATTATAGTGAAATCCTCAGAAGATAAATCTCAATATTTTCTACTACTACCTTTCATTCATTTAACCGGAATTacattcagaaaaaaagaagagattttTTTAACTAGAAACAATCTTCAGCACACCACAAATATCGGTGCTTGGATTTTCTTGAACTCTTGATTAGATACGTGAACAAGAAGTTTAGACAGCAGTACAAGGCGACGATCGGCGCCGATTTCGTCACCAAGGAGGTTCTCATTGAAGACAGGCTTGTCACCTTGCAGGTCAGCCTCATACACCCATTCAATTTGGATGCTTTctattctcaaaaaaaatttggatgcTTTCACATGAAAGTTGCCATCTGGCTGTCATCAGTATTGAGTTTTCTTGGATGTAGATCTGGGACACGGCAGGACAGGAGAGGTTTCAGAGTCTCGGTGTGGCGTTCTACAGAGGTGCAGATTGCTGTATGCTAGTCTACGATGTCAATGCTAAAAGATCTTTCAATGCACTCAACACCTGGCATGATGAGTTCCTCACCCAAGTAAGTCATTTTTATCAggatattttccttaaaagTTTTTAGCATCTGCAATTACCTCTTCCATTGTGGCCATGCCTGATGCCTGTACTAGTTCAGAGAAGCAATGTCTGCATCATCTGTTAGTCATATGCAAACTGAAGGCATACAGCAAAATGCCAAAATGGCTGCTGCAGGCTGAAAATTTAATGTTGCTTGGTTAATATCAATCAATTTGAACTAGTTATGAAGAACCTGACAAGTCCATTTTACATTtcagaggaaaaagaaaagtagtACAGCATTTTTGTCCTATTTTAACAGTACTGGAAGACTGCAACTGAAAAATTTCGGCTCCTTTTTTAGGCTAGCCCATCAGATCCCAAACATTTTCCCTTCATATTACTCGGCAACAAGATTGACATAGATGCCGGAAACAGACGTGCCGTAAGTTACTTGAACATTCAAACTTCTGTACAACAGTCCAGtacacttccttttttttttctttttctgaacgAAATCCAGTGCACAGACATTGACAATTTGACATTTCTGTACTGTCTTCCCGGCCACAGATCCCTGAGAAGAAAGCAAAAGAGTGGTGCGTCTCCAAAGGCAACATTCCGTATTTCGAAACCTCTGCGAAAGACGACTACAATGTTGACAGTGCTTTTCTGTGCATTGCCAAGCTTGCTCTGGAGCATGAGCATGATCAGGACATGTAAGTGAAACACCTTCAGTTTCTTGTTTGCATCTGAAGTGCTTCAAGCCTAAACAAATCTAGCATTAGCTGTTTACTAGTCATCTTACACCTGTTTCTTCTCTATCCCCAGCTACTTCAAGACTGTTGCACAACCAGCCCCTGATACTGAACATACCAGCGGATGTGCTTGCTAGCACTTTGGATGCTTTTGTTCATTGGCTGAGAATGAAATTATACAATTATAAGTTGTTATGGACTCACAGTGTACAATAAGCTCACATAAGAAACTGTTACTCGCTTGTGTATCCATTTTTTaacctaggctgtgtttagatccaaagtttcgatccaaacttcagtccttttccatcacatcaacttgtcatacacccacaacttttcagtcacatcatctccaatttcaaccaaaatctaaactttacgctgaactaaacacagccctactAGTAGAATACTATACTAGTAATAAGCAGCTTCTGCTTGCATCTGCCCAGCAGCCCAGGTAGGAAAAGACTAACTGGAATAGCAGTTCTGACTGTTCTGTCGGTGTCGGTATTCTGTGTAGAAGTACTTGTATAGCAGTTGACCTCTTCGTTGTCAGCTGTAACAAAACATACAGTTGCTTTCCAGTTTACAGTAGTAGTTATGAATTCATCTTTCTCCCCAAACAGTGCGATCGCATGTGCTATATAGTTCATTTGATGGCTCACACTGTTCAGAGATGGGGGTGCCCAGTGACGCTGACCGAAATGTTCAGACTTCAGGCTCTTCAAAAgttgtagtactagtacttttCTAACGATTGCACAAGGCTGATTCAGAGATTCAGATTTCGACCCTGCCCTGATGGCGATCCTGAAACTTGACGACGGCGTGTTGGGAAAccatgcagcagcagaagcagggAGGGATCTGTCACTCTGTCCGCGCCGATGAGGACATACAGGTAGCGAGCGTACGCTGCCGGTGGTGGCCGATCGAGCCGAGACGTTGCTGTCCGTCCGTCCAAGCAACGACGCTACCCCCAGGTCGTCGGGCTGGATAGGCCACCAAGGCGACGACGGCCGGACAACCTTGACCCCGGTTCCGGGACCTTGCTGACCTCCTTCTCGGATCCTGCCGGGTTGCAGGCGAGAAGCTTCAGAAAAAAATGGCAGGAGGAGATCAAGGTCAGAGGACTCGTTGAATGCGACTCTCAGCCGTCGCTCTCCTTCCACCTGCTTTTCAGTTTCcggaaaaaggaaataaaagcTTCTCTCAGAGCTAGTATCTCTGGTGTGATTCTTCAGCTAGCTCACTGAACGATCGCGTGGGTTCATACTTCATACTAATAAAAGTACAGTAGTAGCTAGTACTCCTTTCGTCCTTGAATACAAGAGATTTTAGTTTAATGTGACATCCTAGTACAGCAAATCTAGACAAGTTTACtgtctaaattcgttgtactataatgtatcatatccaaccaaaaattcttatatttaaGAATAAAGGGAGTACTAGTTTATGCAGCATGCCATGTGTATGTGTGTACATGAGATGAGGTCCAATTCTCGTGTTCAATTTGTGACTGTGTGTTGCTGATTGAATAATGGATAGTTGGATACTAGTGATAGCAGCACACAGAGTTGAACATAGCTTCGTTGTTTAGAATTGTTAGAATCCACTAATGAATGCGACATGCGAAAAGGGGTTAATTCGTAGAGTGTTTTAACTAAAACAGAGTCCAAAAACACGCGACTGTGCCTATGAACAAACTCTTCATTAACATTCCCGTGGCCTCGTGGACAATTGGTTGGCATTTTATATGTGTCCGTTGAATTTTTGTCAAACCTATCGGTTGATGGAACGGTGTGCACCGCGAACTCACACGAAcacctatgttttttttttctttcaattttgGTATGGCTTCCttttctaataaatttataGGCCGAATATTTATATGTCTACTTCCTATTTGTATTTGAATTCTGATTTGGATTCAaatgtttttatatatagtgTTTCTATATTAAACTTTTCTACGTATATTtacttatatgtataaatattttggataTTTCTGATGGTGGACCAAAACGTATTCTTCTTATGTCTAAGCCACCGTGAACATCTACCTATTACACTAACCAGCACTAGATGGTAGTTGTTGAAAGAATAGCAAGATTAGACCTTACCACACCAAGTGGTGAATCCAGAAAGAAATAGTAAAGGAAATAAACAAAATAGCTAAAGTTAGAGCTCTTCTCACACGTAtgtaaagcaaaaaaaaaatagcgagGGTCCCCACGATAGATCCATCCCGACCACGTACACCATATCCGGATTATCCACaaggattttggaggaaaaaaatggtattaatatattttaaattagtttcaggctttcagccgGCAGATATTCTGCACttagatacatgcatgcatgtccggTTTCGTTATCCGAATGGGCCGAACAAAGTGGACGTCAATCGCAATATCTTACACTAAAAAGAGCTTCCTGGGCCCTTCTTAATCCCCACGTGCTTGATTACCCAAACAACGAGACAAAAACAGACAGGTTCTAGACGAAGACAAAAGAGAGGCACCCTGCACTATTAGCTTGGATTTGCTTGGTTACTTTCCGAAAAGTTCAAGATAAACTCCCTATTGTTTTTGTTTATGACAATCACTGACTGCCAACTCATCGACCTCAGACAAAGACCTTCTAGAATCTATACTATAAATGACTACCAAGAATCAATAATTCAATACTACTATATTAACTGTAATCATGGGAAAGCACGACCCGTCTTTTGTGGCTAGTATTGTACAGTATAATACTGGTAGTAGTATGATCGACTGGTTCTTCTTTTACGGTCGCAAGGGCATGCAACCTTGCTGTTTCTTTGGCAACTTTGGGAATTTATTTCGTGTAATTTAGTACAAGTTGAGTGAGTATGTACTTGTCCTGCTTTAGTAATTAAATAAAACGTGCAGTGtgttatttaattagttttggttgcttaaaattgaa contains these protein-coding regions:
- the LOC127774071 gene encoding ras-related protein Rab7-like is translated as MASSRRRTLLKVIVLGDSGVGKTSLMNQYVNKKFRQQYKATIGADFVTKEVLIEDRLVTLQIWDTAGQERFQSLGVAFYRGADCCMLVYDVNAKRSFNALNTWHDEFLTQASPSDPKHFPFILLGNKIDIDAGNRRAIPEKKAKEWCVSKGNIPYFETSAKDDYNVDSAFLCIAKLALEHEHDQDIYFKTVAQPAPDTEHTSGCAC